One stretch of Fictibacillus sp. b24 DNA includes these proteins:
- a CDS encoding YitT family protein, with translation MHRIIWLTIGAFLQGLAMAAFLFPHAIPSGGVAGIAILNHYFFSLPLGLTLWTINFGLLLLAVKKLGKKAALWTIYCVAVTSITVDWITTHVPNPLNGTLIDVIYGAIIFGTGVGILFRFGASSGGMDILALIFAKWSGKKPGTILFMINSFVLVITSLTIGFEIILFALLCQWISTRIIDYVRTASFQRKTKRSM, from the coding sequence TTGCATAGAATTATTTGGTTAACTATTGGAGCTTTTTTACAAGGACTAGCTATGGCGGCCTTCCTTTTCCCCCATGCAATACCTTCGGGTGGAGTGGCAGGCATCGCCATTTTAAATCATTATTTCTTCAGCTTGCCGTTGGGACTGACGCTATGGACCATTAATTTTGGACTATTGCTGCTTGCGGTTAAAAAGCTTGGGAAAAAGGCAGCGTTATGGACCATCTATTGTGTGGCAGTGACATCTATAACGGTAGATTGGATTACAACACATGTCCCGAATCCTCTAAATGGAACCCTCATTGATGTTATATACGGAGCGATTATTTTTGGTACTGGTGTCGGAATTCTGTTTCGGTTTGGAGCTTCTTCAGGTGGTATGGATATTTTAGCCCTTATTTTTGCTAAATGGTCCGGAAAGAAACCAGGGACCATCCTTTTTATGATCAACAGTTTTGTGCTAGTTATAACGTCGCTTACGATTGGTTTTGAAATTATACTCTTCGCGTTACTCTGTCAGTGGATCAGCACCCGAATCATTGATTACGTTCGAACGGCATCATTTCAAAGAAAAACAAAGCGATCTATGTAA
- a CDS encoding VOC family protein: MKLAFLFHPVKDLQESQQYYEGLGMTEAWREGNQVLGMSMKDCEVQLMIEEDEHDLGPGGVFLVDSVDDFYEEHESKLDFVKSPCTIPPGRYAIYRDGTGNPIRIIDFSNKD; encoded by the coding sequence TTGAAGCTCGCATTTTTGTTTCACCCAGTAAAAGATTTACAAGAATCACAACAATATTATGAAGGTCTCGGGATGACTGAAGCTTGGCGAGAAGGAAATCAAGTACTAGGTATGTCCATGAAAGATTGTGAAGTACAGCTGATGATCGAAGAGGACGAGCATGACTTGGGCCCAGGCGGCGTTTTTTTGGTAGATAGTGTCGATGACTTTTATGAAGAACACGAATCCAAACTGGACTTTGTAAAATCACCGTGTACAATTCCTCCTGGTAGATATGCGATCTATAGAGACGGAACTGGAAATCCGATTCGAATCATCGATTTTTCGAATAAAGATTAA
- a CDS encoding IS3 family transposase (programmed frameshift) — translation MSKYSFELKLQSVLAYLEGKASLREIASQFNTSLFSLRNWVNQYRANGEQGLLTNYTNYDIQFKMDVLQYMNDNGASLMQTAAVFKIPSPQNILSWKRKVEEEGPDALKPKKKGRPTMKKKPQEPKNSAPPEGSEQALKAENERLRAENAYLKKLQGLNSRKRKITEQDKAQIIHELRQEHKVRDLIRAAGMPRSTYYYWVKQMDRPDKYKEIKEVIAEIYHEHKGRYGYRRITLELRNRGIGINHKTVRRIMGQLGLKSLVRLKKYRSYRGQAGRIASDKIKRNFFASSPNEKWATDVTEIHLHGEKLYFSPVLDLYNGEIIAYNMEHRPVYSLVSKMLDKAFERLNEEESPILHSDQGWHYQMKEYQQALKEHGITPSMSRKGNCLDNAAMESFFGLLKSELLYLNEFESMEHFKIELENYIQYYNHKRIKAKLKGMSPVQYRTHTSEAA, via the exons ATGTCTAAGTATTCATTTGAGTTGAAATTACAGTCTGTCCTTGCTTACCTTGAAGGAAAGGCTTCATTGAGGGAGATCGCCTCTCAGTTCAATACAAGTCTCTTCTCTCTCCGTAACTGGGTAAACCAATATAGGGCAAACGGAGAACAAGGACTTCTAACCAACTATACAAATTACGATATTCAATTTAAAATGGACGTACTTCAATACATGAACGACAATGGAGCGTCCCTTATGCAAACGGCAGCTGTTTTTAAGATTCCTTCGCCACAAAACATCCTCTCATGGAAAAGGAAGGTGGAGGAGGAAGGGCCGGACGCTCTCAAACCAAAGAAAAAGGGGCGTCCGACTATGAAAAAGAAACCACAAGAACCAAAGAATTCAGCACCACCTGAGGGGTCTGAACAGGCATTGAAGGCTGAGAATGAGCGTCTGCGTGCGGAAAATGCCTACTTAAAAAAGTTACAAG GCCTTAATTCAAGAAAGAGAAAAATCACCGAACAGGACAAAGCGCAAATAATCCATGAGTTAAGGCAAGAGCATAAGGTGAGGGATCTAATAAGAGCAGCTGGGATGCCACGCAGCACGTATTACTACTGGGTCAAACAAATGGACCGGCCGGATAAATACAAGGAGATCAAAGAGGTCATCGCGGAAATCTACCACGAGCACAAAGGGCGTTACGGGTATCGCCGCATCACCCTCGAGCTGCGCAACAGGGGGATCGGCATTAATCACAAAACGGTCCGCCGCATCATGGGGCAGCTCGGATTAAAAAGCCTCGTACGGCTGAAGAAATACCGTTCCTACCGTGGGCAGGCAGGCCGTATTGCATCTGATAAGATTAAGCGCAATTTCTTCGCCTCAAGTCCTAATGAGAAATGGGCAACGGATGTGACGGAGATCCACTTACACGGTGAAAAGCTTTACTTTTCACCGGTACTTGATTTATACAACGGCGAAATTATCGCCTACAATATGGAACACCGCCCTGTATATTCCCTGGTTTCAAAAATGCTCGATAAAGCCTTTGAACGATTGAACGAAGAAGAATCCCCCATCCTTCATTCCGACCAGGGGTGGCATTACCAGATGAAGGAATACCAGCAGGCACTGAAAGAGCACGGGATTACCCCAAGTATGTCCCGCAAGGGGAACTGCCTGGATAACGCAGCCATGGAGAGCTTCTTTGGCTTATTGAAATCTGAATTGCTTTATCTAAACGAGTTTGAGAGTATGGAACATTTTAAGATTGAACTGGAGAATTACATTCAATACTATAACCACAAACGGATTAAGGCAAAATTAAAAGGCATGAGCCCGGTTCAATACCGAACTCATACCTCAGAGGCTGCCTAA
- a CDS encoding HPr family phosphocarrier protein yields MKTYFMVQEKIRPGWIHEMVVKANEFEQCQIFIECNTLKINAKSHLSMSLLNGMNGICCVSATGEDSRTAVDALRCLGTGMLA; encoded by the coding sequence ATGAAAACTTATTTTATGGTGCAAGAAAAAATAAGACCTGGATGGATTCATGAAATGGTGGTCAAAGCGAATGAATTTGAGCAATGTCAGATATTCATTGAATGCAACACCTTAAAAATCAACGCAAAAAGTCACCTTAGTATGAGTCTGCTTAATGGTATGAACGGAATCTGCTGTGTATCTGCGACTGGGGAAGATAGCAGAACGGCAGTGGACGCATTGCGGTGTCTTGGAACGGGTATGTTAGCGTAA